Proteins encoded in a region of the Mesoflavibacter profundi genome:
- a CDS encoding EamA family transporter: MYLLLSILASTLIFIIFTLVGKYKINTLQTIVFNYFTAFSLGVISYSQPIDTQNIIQSKWFYGAIGLGVLFISIFNVMALTAQRNGISVASVASKMSVIIPIIFGLFAYNESLGLQKAVGILLALVAVYLASVKKRSETGFALKGLWLPLLLFFGSGVIDTSIKYIETNFIPDGDIPIFSACIFMMAGLIGVGFISAKAIQKQFTFDKKAILSGFILGIVNYYSIYMLLKALDAENFESSTIFTVNNVAIVMLSTLVGLLFFKEKLSIKNWSGIAIAIISIILVTLA; this comes from the coding sequence ATGTACTTACTGCTTAGCATACTAGCTTCTACATTAATATTTATCATTTTTACTTTAGTTGGTAAGTATAAAATAAATACACTGCAAACTATTGTATTTAATTACTTTACTGCGTTTAGCTTAGGTGTTATTAGTTACAGTCAGCCAATAGATACTCAAAACATTATACAATCCAAATGGTTTTATGGCGCAATTGGTTTAGGCGTTTTATTTATTTCAATTTTTAACGTTATGGCTTTAACAGCGCAACGTAACGGAATTTCAGTTGCGTCTGTTGCTAGTAAAATGAGTGTGATCATTCCCATAATTTTTGGACTTTTTGCTTATAATGAAAGTTTAGGTTTACAAAAAGCGGTTGGTATTTTATTAGCATTAGTTGCTGTGTATTTAGCGTCGGTTAAAAAACGTAGCGAAACTGGTTTTGCATTAAAAGGACTTTGGCTTCCGTTATTGTTATTTTTTGGATCTGGCGTTATTGATACATCCATAAAATATATCGAAACTAATTTTATTCCAGATGGCGATATCCCAATATTTTCGGCATGTATATTTATGATGGCTGGATTAATTGGTGTTGGATTTATTTCCGCGAAAGCGATACAAAAACAATTCACTTTTGATAAAAAAGCAATCCTTTCTGGATTTATTTTAGGTATAGTAAACTACTACTCTATTTACATGTTATTAAAAGCTTTAGATGCCGAAAATTTTGAAAGTTCGACCATTTTCACTGTTAATAATGTAGCTATTGTAATGCTTTCAACCTTAGTTGGATTGCTATTTTTTAAAGAGAAATTATCTATAAAAAATTGGTCAGGGATTGCTATTGCAATTATATCTATTATATTAGTGACTTTAGCTTAA